Proteins from one Pontibacter korlensis genomic window:
- a CDS encoding ROK family protein, translated as MSCKTVLGVDIGGTHITAALVDMETKTILPDTRARAHVNAQGTVQEVLSAWSAVIRQTLGSQNATDVRLGIAIPGPFDYEKGICQFQNQNKYDCLYGLNVKELLTEHLNTKAENIKLVNDAGCFLRGEVFGGAAKNASSAIGLTLGTGLGSATLLNGVAADADLWHAPFKDGIAEEYLSTRAFLRAYERLTGEKAKNVKHLANLYPHNTAAQEVFQEFAENLALFLAPYLQEIKPEVVIIGGNIANAWNLFIDTTTQKLASMGLTVPIHKAVLAEEAALIGAASYWYDDALQDVEHKA; from the coding sequence ATGTCTTGTAAAACTGTTCTAGGGGTAGACATAGGAGGAACGCATATTACGGCGGCCCTAGTAGACATGGAAACAAAAACGATACTTCCAGATACAAGAGCCAGAGCACACGTTAACGCGCAGGGTACAGTACAGGAGGTGCTAAGTGCCTGGAGCGCTGTTATAAGACAGACTTTAGGATCGCAGAACGCCACTGATGTAAGGCTAGGAATAGCTATACCTGGGCCTTTCGATTATGAAAAGGGTATTTGCCAGTTTCAGAACCAGAACAAGTATGACTGCCTCTATGGGCTGAATGTAAAGGAGCTACTAACAGAACACCTTAACACAAAAGCTGAAAACATTAAACTGGTAAACGATGCCGGCTGCTTTTTAAGGGGTGAGGTTTTTGGAGGTGCTGCCAAAAACGCCTCTTCTGCCATTGGTCTGACCCTTGGTACCGGCTTAGGATCCGCCACATTACTTAATGGCGTTGCAGCGGATGCAGACTTGTGGCATGCTCCTTTCAAAGATGGCATAGCCGAAGAATATTTGTCTACCCGGGCTTTCTTACGTGCTTACGAGCGACTAACAGGTGAAAAAGCAAAGAATGTAAAGCATTTGGCCAACCTATACCCTCACAATACTGCTGCCCAAGAGGTTTTTCAAGAGTTTGCAGAAAACCTCGCCTTATTCCTGGCGCCTTACCTTCAGGAAATTAAGCCCGAAGTAGTGATTATAGGTGGTAACATCGCGAATGCCTGGAACCTGTTCATTGATACTACAACTCAAAAGTTAGCCTCTATGGGGCTTACTGTACCTATACATAAAGCAGTGCTGGCCGAGGAAGCAGCACTGATTGGAGCAGCTAGTTACTGGTATGATGATGCTCTGCAAGATGTGGAGCACAAAGCCTGA
- a CDS encoding LacI family DNA-binding transcriptional regulator: MKKKILISDIAKQLNVSITTVSFILNGKAKEKRISDELTARVLKFVEEVGFKPNQLAQSLRTGKTKTIGLMVEDISNPFFASIARLIEERAYKEGYKIIYCSTEDDTAKTQELISMFRDMHVDGYIITPPEGVKEDLKKLISDGFPVVLVDRQIRGVDTHSVVVDNYSGTYSATSHLIRQGYKNIAFITIDSKQSQMVQRLEGYTKAIEENQLNTNILEVLYHQSASQMIQHIASFLGERKEIDAVLFATNYIAVRGLEAINQLDLISLAPNFGVVSYDDHDVFTLVRPTITAVAQPTEAIANHVIDIMLNLLNIRTKSTQAETLVLPTRLITRSSTPLKKVVQ; the protein is encoded by the coding sequence ATGAAAAAGAAGATACTTATAAGTGATATAGCCAAACAGTTAAATGTATCTATCACAACTGTATCGTTTATCTTAAATGGTAAAGCCAAAGAAAAGCGCATCAGCGATGAGTTGACAGCACGGGTGTTAAAGTTTGTAGAAGAGGTAGGCTTCAAGCCCAACCAGCTGGCTCAGAGCTTACGTACCGGGAAGACGAAAACCATAGGCCTTATGGTGGAGGATATTTCAAACCCTTTCTTTGCAAGCATTGCCCGTCTTATAGAAGAAAGAGCCTATAAAGAAGGGTATAAAATTATTTACTGTAGTACCGAAGACGATACCGCCAAAACACAGGAGCTAATCAGCATGTTCAGAGACATGCATGTTGACGGCTATATCATTACGCCACCAGAGGGTGTTAAAGAGGACTTAAAAAAGTTGATTTCCGATGGGTTTCCTGTTGTGCTAGTGGATAGGCAAATTAGGGGAGTTGATACGCATAGCGTAGTTGTGGACAATTATTCAGGCACTTACAGCGCTACTAGTCACCTGATTCGGCAAGGGTACAAAAATATAGCCTTTATCACCATAGATTCAAAGCAGAGCCAAATGGTTCAGCGGCTAGAGGGGTATACGAAGGCTATAGAAGAAAACCAGCTGAACACCAACATTCTGGAAGTGCTGTATCACCAGAGTGCCAGCCAAATGATACAGCACATAGCGTCTTTCCTTGGCGAACGAAAGGAAATAGATGCTGTACTTTTTGCAACTAACTATATCGCTGTTAGAGGACTGGAGGCAATCAACCAACTCGACCTGATAAGTTTAGCTCCCAACTTTGGAGTCGTATCTTATGACGATCATGATGTCTTTACGTTAGTAAGACCGACCATTACAGCTGTTGCACAGCCAACGGAGGCAATAGCAAACCATGTAATTGACATCATGCTGAACCTTCTAAATATTAGAACTAAAAGTACACAAGCTGAGACTCTGGTGCTTCCAACCCGCCTTATAACAAGAAGTTCTACCCCTTTAAAAAAAGTGGTGCAGTAA
- a CDS encoding winged helix-turn-helix transcriptional regulator, translated as MVCQAKDFQQEHKKEMRAVQDSMDVLSGKWKIPIISSLCYYNKRRFSDILNDIEGISNRMLSKELKDLEINKLIKRTILDTQPITVQYELTQHGITLKTIINNLTEWGIEHRKKIIEQ; from the coding sequence ATGGTGTGTCAGGCAAAAGATTTTCAACAGGAACACAAGAAAGAAATGAGGGCAGTCCAGGATTCTATGGATGTGCTGAGTGGGAAATGGAAAATTCCTATTATCTCATCACTATGTTATTACAACAAAAGAAGATTCTCCGACATTTTGAATGATATAGAGGGAATTTCTAACAGAATGTTAAGCAAGGAATTAAAGGATTTGGAAATAAACAAATTAATAAAACGAACCATTTTAGATACGCAACCTATAACAGTTCAGTATGAGCTTACACAACACGGCATTACGCTAAAAACCATAATCAACAACCTTACGGAATGGGGAATAGAACACCGCAAAAAAATTATTGAGCAATAA
- a CDS encoding SDR family NAD(P)-dependent oxidoreductase, producing the protein MNFTNKNVVITGGSTGIGLATAEAFIYAGANVWITGRSADNLQKAACRLP; encoded by the coding sequence ATGAATTTTACAAACAAAAATGTAGTCATTACCGGTGGAAGCACCGGAATTGGGTTAGCAACTGCAGAAGCATTTATCTATGCAGGAGCAAACGTTTGGATTACAGGTAGAAGTGCCGACAATCTGCAGAAAGCAGCCTGTAGGCTTCCCTGA
- a CDS encoding transposase: MKKTRFTESQIIKAIKEHENGRNAQELCRELGITTAAFYKWRQRYSGLEVKELKRMKELEEENARLKKMFAELSLVHHALKDAVEKKVLS, translated from the coding sequence ATGAAAAAGACACGCTTCACAGAATCACAGATCATCAAGGCCATCAAGGAGCACGAGAACGGCCGCAACGCACAGGAGCTCTGCCGGGAGCTAGGGATCACCACCGCCGCCTTCTACAAGTGGCGCCAGCGCTACTCAGGCCTGGAAGTAAAGGAGCTAAAGCGGATGAAGGAACTGGAGGAGGAGAATGCCCGCCTCAAGAAGATGTTCGCAGAGCTTTCGCTGGTGCACCACGCCCTAAAGGACGCTGTGGAAAAAAAGGTACTGTCTTGA